The genomic segment ACATATTGGCAATGTTTTTCGGCTCACTCATACCATCAACGCTCACCATAACACCCGATTTCGAATTGAGTTGCTTAGTAGATATTCAGTGAGTCACTACAAGCCTAAAGAGAAACTGCATTAGGCGAAAATACGCAGCAGTGGAGCGACGCAACACTTGAAATGCTAACATAATAacgtactgcgcacacacttcagcactataaaattttcattgaaaccattCCACTTACTTAATTGACATGGTTtcgatgaaaccggccaccgtcactgaaaccggtgtctgagttttttttttttcattagcATAGTGCTTAATTTGCAGCTTCAAGATTGCAAATGCTTACTTTGGGAGACAAGAGGTCCCTAAGCAGCGAATGTAAAACAATAACTTTAGAAAATGGAAAGGGGGAACCACAAAAGAACAGAGAGCTTAGTCAGGATTATTTGAGTGAGTATCTAATAAAATTGGCCAAGTACGATTCGGActagcgcacgaagggttctgtaccagtacagagcaaaattagaccaaaaattgtgttttttgtatggtatgccccttacttttttttaatattattattaaatattaaagtacacatataactaaggattttgtggCAAATTCAAGTacatacctgttgccattattcatatagagcaaaaaaggctaaaaaaaaaacacgtttgttgtatgggagccccccttaaaatatttattttattttgttgttagtatttgttgttatagcggcaatagagaACCTACACAATCAGTcgaaatttcaactctctagttaaattaccgttcttgagttacagcctagacaCAGACAGATGGAAAGACGGATATAGGTacaatcgaggaaattgattcctaggtaattttttttttttatgaaataagggggcaaacgagcaaacgggtcacctgatggaaagcaacttccgtcgcccatggacactcgcagcatcagaagagctgcatgtgcgttgccggccttttaagagggaatagggtaataggggagggtagggaagggaagggaataggggagggtaggaaagggaatagggtaggggattgggcctccggtaaactcactcactcggcgaaacacagcgcaagcgctgtttcacgccggttttctgtgagaacgtggtatttatccggtcgagccggcccattcgtgccgaagcatggctctcccacgtataaattgacAGTGTCATTtgatcggattatgtcaattcaatgttaattgtgatctgtcggctgggtttgacataacgcgaccaaactacgtagggcccccatctgcctaggaatcaacttctctgatagtacatagaaGTCTTAGTaagagggtcccgtttttaccctttgggtaaggaaccctaaaaacttatTTGATAAAATGAAGACACTAGCAATAGAATATACATAGTAGATAAACCCCCACAATATGGAATATTTCGCAagggtcggagcagagggcgctagtaGCACACAagcaatccgaccaaaatcctaCATGTTTTACACGTCAtaaattgacagaaacgttgtcaaacgtcgaacaaaactgtTTACTTACTGTCTACGTTGGTGCTGCTCTGTAGCGTGAAAAATTGCAGTAATATACTGcagggtgtaaaaaaaactaactattaagtgataatactttaggatgcgTATGTGTCccatgtatagagttcactgtaaaagtagcagcgctgaaagagcaacttttttttttcacttttgagtttcgtatgggaaaactcgttaCGCTAAGGCGCTCGCCTCTgcaaaaaaatggtctttcagcgctgctactttcacagcgaactctttacaaggaacacatacacaccctagtattatcacttagttttgttacaccctgtataatatagcGACGTAAAAACTAGTGGGTACTCTCTGTCTTTTCAaaagttcataatattttgtgtcattttctttttcactagtccaccgacgctgcgaactgcgaaatagcgacgaaccgatttactgtctcaacCGCCACATGAAagtgcgttatattgcatctcgctctttTCGCAtggtttcgcagatatttcgtAGTTCgaagcgtcggtggactagaggcgttaaaGCATTAAACTGTTATTTCAGGCAACAAATCAACTCGATATGATACTTTGTCGTACAAGAAATCCGAACTGTCCTGCAGAATGTCCACCTCGACGCTCTTCTTCAAAATACACGGGAAAAAGAGTAGGGACAATTTCGCTCATCTTCTACTGAAAATACAGAGCGATCTTACAACATTGAGTAGTAAATTATCCAATTTAGAGCAACGCATACCTGTTTAGGTTAACCGATTGTAtaaaaaaagtgtatgtttgtatgtgtCATATTATCGTTCTCCCTCTATttcgataaatatattttattcacaatGTTACAATAAAACTACTTTTTCtcaatacttttttattactcaacatttttctaataatttaaaaaggcCAATAACAAAAGATTATAAAACACATACccaatatttacaaataaagaTTAAATTGATAACCTGTATAACATACAGTATGATCGCAGAGTGAATGAGGTAATACATGTGACTAGCACACAGAAAAAGTTGGTATACATCTTACAATCCATTTCTATTTACtcggaccataaagttaatatacctagcggaatagagcaacaatctcgagctgtgaaACGAAaacgaaattggttttcatctgtgtgaaaaatatgtatacgtatacacttacacaagcatgattgaacatgtctctttttaccacgcagtgttactgatagtgacatctctcttgctcaggcctttgtttctctattccgctaggtatattacctTTATGATCAGGACCTTATGCTACCGACAAGGATTATTATGATAGAACCTTTGAAAAGGCTTTATTCGAAATAtgaagtaagtattttttttttgtttctttgaacagttaaaaaaaagataaaggctgatttattttgtttctttctttttaaataaaaagagaaaatgactaagtatatttttgccaaataaaaagtGGGTAAGTACTCAACTTCCAAGTAACGCCCTTTGTAGCAcatccatcgtgggtatcgctgacacaatagattttcaattgttatgcggcaaattatcaaatttatttaaattgactTCTAAAACATTACACTCATATTTCTGATGTACACCAACTTTTGTCGTCGGCTTAAGCTATAAAACATCTAAAAATATAGTCAGAATatgataagaaaataaataatttttggctaTCAATAACATTGGTGTGCTtactaaataaaactattataagtaATCTTATCACGGTTTACTATCTACTGACGTTTTAATGGCCTCCAAATATTACAAATATTGTCTGCATTGTATAAATCTTAGGTAGATTCAGAAAATATAAAccgtgataaaaaatattttacattcatGCCTTAAACATACATTAACAAGAAATCGTTGGTATTAAAAGTGTTAGCTAAGCGCCAACATGTTGCGTAGAGACAAATAGTAGCTGTAGATATACAGGACGAATACTGACCACCAATATTTTGTGTTTAGATACTGTTTCTTCGCTGTCGACTTGGTGTTCTgaaattaaacataaatattcataaatacatGGGAATTTGTAATGAATTTGAAATTATTGACAatggtttaaatattttaagtgaataattattatttttatacatcttGTACATCTTTATTCTAATATTCAATGTCAATATGAAATACTAAATTGCTAAGTGCTAATTTTATGGTTGCACCAAACGTTAGGCCGTCGTCATATAAGTACTTAGGTAAACTGTTTGCATAATAAACATATTAGGTGTGCTGGTATAACAAATATTGACGGATATATTTCGGCAATCGAACCTTCGAATAATACGAAAAATCTAACTCTGCTTATGGATCGTTTTGTGGTGTAGGCTGCGCACAAGTTAAAGATCGCTCGCCAAAACCAACGAACGccaattcatactaatattataaacgcgaaagtgtgtctgtcagttacctcttcacgtctaaaccgcTGAAATTTGACAAGGAGATACTTTTGAGTTCTGGGACAGGACACAgcccataggatactttttatactggaaaaatgtacggtaatgcgcgataaacgacttttggcgcaacggtgttgcgAATATCATctaagtaagtattttatttaattttcactAGCTTCATTGATTATTCTACGCATTGTGACGTCATTGTTAATAATTTCGTATTCTATCAACAGCCTTGCGTCATGTTTTATTCACGTCTTCAAAAGCTCACTCAGACACCGACGATGTTGGTTATTTAAAAGGAATCGACTTCCCTTTTCGAGATTTTATGATCTGAATATTAAATAGAGGAAACAAAAGATCACCTTCAGTTCAGTATTAGgaacttattaaattattaataagtgCCTAATACTGAactgaattttattatttgatttttattcaaacaaaacaTATATTTGGCTGTATTTATATGCGGCAgcgcgaacgcgcggtttggcgtcTACACCACTAGATGACAAGCAAATTCTTAGggtttaatacaaaaaataactaAGTATATATACCCCGCCATTTTGTTCGCGCAACAAAAATCGCAAACATTTTGTGGCGGTTATATAAAGTTTATTCCAATTTGTGGTGTGGtcaaattcatcaaaatcaaatcagCAGTTTtctcttttaaataaaacttgagaggtgtcaagggacacccggatggaccgaagttataaaaaaaacgccatctagttgacgcccaggaatactaacaacaaataataacaaaatttgtcgttacaactttttccgtctagccccctttcgcaacgcgtgataaggaacttcgttccaaaactttataattttaaatacacaCCTTATACTCAAGTCGGTATATACTCTCCATGCAGCATTTAGTCATGACGAGGAATCCGCACATTCGTTCCTGCATACCCAACGCATATTCAATACTACGTATGAGGTCATTAGTTTTCAACACCAGTAGCGCTTGTCGGTCAACATGCTCCAAGCATTGTGTTACATGATGTAAGAAATTGGGTAATTCGCTTTGGAATGTCGACTTCTGCAATGGAAAATACTGTTTAGAATAATGTATGTGAATATGCAGGACTTTCCTGTATGTTAGAAAACCCATTTGATGTGATGATATCAAATGGGTTTTCTAATGTACACTGATTGATGactcagtgccggttttagtaAGTACTACCAGTGCCCTGGGTGAGATTTTTTAGGCGCCCAGagtgctggtagtgctaaaaagaTCGCCCTTTTGTTTGCTttcagcgcccctttttatccggggCGTCCTGGGGCGTCGCCTccctaaggggggtattacattatcatttatatatgatcatttctatgatcatatataggatccaatatatgtatatgatcatttgatcatatctgcatattacattatcatatttcattgatcctattttacgtcatatgtggtttcaatagccaatggagagcggtaacgctgacaggtattgacgtcagggttactagatctcagagaattcgatttgtcaaaagacatcgtcatttttaatatggcttgttttttgttatttcagcaaaattatccaagtatataattagaaaaataattacattacattatttgaaacatattaaagaacaagaaattaaaaaaataactggcaacacctatttctatgactgtattggatccaatctctcagcaaatgtcaaaaatctatgatcaaggaagaaatgaatcatatgtctatattacattatccaatatcattgactcaatgatctcggatccaatatacagggtgtaacaaaaataagtgatactttagggtgtgtacgtgttccttgtagagaattcactgtaaaagtagcagcgctgaaagaccaaaaaattttttcacttttgtatggggaaactcgtgacgctcgggcccttgctcatacaaaagtgaaaaaaaaatttcgtctttcagcgctgctactttcacagtgagctctctacaaggaacacgtactcaccctaaagtattatcacttatttttgttacacactgtatatgataatctaatatccccctaacgCCGCATCATGTACATCAATAACAGACACTAAACTTATTAATGATTTTGTTAAAGGTCATTTAAACATGCTGCAATAagttatcatttattttataaaaacttatttaatttaatattatgcatactTACAGTTTGTTTTTCATTCTTTTAAGagttaattaatgaaaatatcTCGGATATTTttcttgtttataattttacattatttatattataatgttatggtacacggtatacggacatgtagtgccatctagcggcaaacgAGCGAAACTTATCAGGggacacaatacacataaatcccctactcaaaactagatggcgctaggtggtacatgctcgagcctcctagaatgttccacttgtttacgtgaatcgggaactttctggaattcgtctcgccatataaaaagctgcaggtagacggcccggaattcagttcgtttcgagctatcatcaaggcgattttggagtgacaacaagtgatcaatagtgagtgaaccagtgaaacctgcgacttggctacgacctaggacagtgatagtgcttagtgattggacctagtgattagtgtttggacttagtgctaagtgttgtgacctagtgtgtgcttgtgtgacctggacttagtgaataaagtcttcaagagagtcagcaggtctttctctccaattccttcgaaccctagcaagTAACAATAACATACCTCTGAATCTGATGGTTTTGTTCTGTCAATCCCTTTCATTATAACGTCCCAAGGTCGTCCGGTTACCATACATGCAAATAGTCCATACAAATCCTTTTGTATACCCAGATGCTCTGCATGTTCCTTAATTTGATCTTTGTCTCGAGCTATTATTGAGAGCCACAGTTTTGAATAGTGGTAGCGGAATTTGTCTGTTAGTTGCTgaaaaatatcattttcattAGCAAAGACAGAAAGTTTATTACTGGTTTGTGGTTGGGAAAACATCTAGATAGACAGGATTTTTTATATTCAAGaaggtaacataataataacacATGTAGTTAAAAAAACCGAAAAAACAtgcttttttattacttttgtttaaaaaaatcttaataaattaaactctTAATACGCAAGCAAAGTTTCGA from the Aricia agestis chromosome 14, ilAriAges1.1, whole genome shotgun sequence genome contains:
- the LOC121733637 gene encoding uncharacterized protein LOC121733637, which translates into the protein MSLIKLFQIPAKIFKKDVITFLIIRRHDLGIVNEKLRYLAVRPNASLLHIRQKLWYLLDLPDYCEEILTLKTEHNEEIPLTYFRKGNDPQHPFILEVWPPEKGDTPSRLQMLTLGDKRSLSSECKTITLENGKGEPQKNRELSQDYLSNKSTRYDTLSYKKSELSCRMSTSTLFFKIHGKKSRDNFAHLLLKIQSDLTTLSSKLSNLEQRIPV